The Marivivens sp. LCG002 genome contains a region encoding:
- a CDS encoding HNH endonuclease: MIHSPIEGLRTLVLNADMQPLSYAPLSVWSWQDAFVAVHQERVIQIRAYEDVEIHSASETFQVPSVVALKSYRKRKRVTFTRYHVFLRDEFRCQYCGEQFPAKELTFDHVQPRSKGGLTTWDNIATACSKDNLRKANKTPEQARMKLLRKPFKPSVHQLDATARKVPFRRGELHNSWLDYLYWDSELED, from the coding sequence ATGATCCACTCCCCGATCGAAGGGCTTCGCACGCTCGTTCTCAATGCGGATATGCAACCCCTTAGCTATGCGCCCTTGTCGGTCTGGAGCTGGCAGGATGCCTTTGTGGCCGTGCATCAAGAGCGGGTGATCCAGATCCGCGCCTACGAGGATGTGGAGATCCACTCCGCCTCCGAGACGTTTCAGGTTCCGTCTGTGGTTGCTCTCAAGTCCTATCGCAAACGAAAGAGAGTCACTTTCACCCGCTATCACGTGTTTCTGAGGGATGAATTCAGGTGCCAATATTGCGGCGAACAATTCCCCGCCAAAGAGTTGACCTTTGACCATGTGCAGCCGCGCTCCAAGGGCGGGTTGACCACATGGGACAATATCGCGACCGCCTGTTCCAAAGACAACCTGCGCAAGGCGAACAAAACCCCCGAACAGGCGCGCATGAAGCTTCTGCGCAAACCCTTCAAGCCGTCGGTGCATCAACTCGATGCGACCGCCCGCAAGGTGCCGTTTCGGCGCGGCGAGCTTCATAATTCTTGGCTGGATTACCTATATTGGGACTCAGAGCTTGAAGATTAA